A region from the Podarcis raffonei isolate rPodRaf1 chromosome 11, rPodRaf1.pri, whole genome shotgun sequence genome encodes:
- the LOC128423622 gene encoding interferon epsilon-like, which produces MDRKWISYVSPSRNRLRTTVKIETRVHAGLVCLVLLSSAQVSALDCNFLKHRQKVFNLQSLELWREMSTTFSPECLKKTTTFNFPTKILEIRESQPAMEAIYEILRGFFHILSSDSLKTVWNAAHRERSLQMVHAHTKVLKSCLGGRKSTPGKLEEQRNKLELKKYFRRIRTFLRGNGGSTCYWESLQQEVRSGLMYVDILTKRMRR; this is translated from the exons ATGGATCGCAAGTGGATAAGTTACGTGAGCCCCAGCAGAAACCGCCTGAGAACCACCGTGAAAATCGAAACGCGTGTGCATGCGGGGCTCGTTTGTCTGGTGCTCCTGTCTTCTGCTCAAGTCTCAGCGCTGGACTGCAACTTTCTGAAACACCGGCAAAAAGTATTTAATCTGCAGAGCCTGGAGCTGTGGCGAGAGATGAGCACCACGTTCTCCCCAGAGTGCCTGAAGAAAACGACCACGTTCAACTTTCCTACAAAGATCCTGGAAATACGCGAGTCGCAACCTGCCATGGAAGCAATCTACGAAATTCTCCGTGGGTTCTTTCACATCTTGAGCAGTGACTCACTGAAGACTGTCTGGAATGCCGCACACAGAGAGAG GTCTCTGCAGATGGTGCATGCGCACACCAAAGTCCTCAAGAGTTGCCTCGGAGGAAGAAAATCTACACCGGGGAAGTTAGAGGAACAGAGAAACAAGCTGGAGCTGAAGAAGTATTTTCGAAGGATCAGAACTTTTCTCAGAGGGAACGGAGGCAGCACTTGCTACTGGGAGAGCCTGCAACAGGAGGTCCGATCAGGACTCATGTACGTTGACATACTGACAAAGAGAATGAGGAGGTAG